AAGAAAAATAATCAAGAATTCGTTCTTGTAGCTTCTCATTTTGATGCTCCTGGTATAAATAAAGGTGGATATATAAAAGGAAAAGAAGAAGGAAAAGTTGACTCAAAAGATGGCTTCGATTCTACTAATGGTTCTCAAGAGATTTCTGAAGCAAATCATCTTTTAGATACTATGGAGTTTTTTAAAAGCAAAACAAACACAGACAATCTTTTCTTTATGGGAGATACAAATATTAAAGCTAAATCGCATGACAAAGCTTTTGAAAGACTTTTAACTTCATATAAATCCTTAATTGATAAAAGCAATAATACTGCTTTGGGTAAAAATTACGGAATTTACTCAAACTCATATGACAAGATTTTTCAATCTAAATCTTCAAGTCTTATGACTGAAAACGCTAATAAATACCCTTTATGAGATGTAATAAAAGATAATATAACTACTAAACAGAGTTTAGAAGATACATATAAAGAAAAACAAAAAGAAGATAAAAAACCAATTGACAAAACTGATTTACAAAACATAGAAAACAAAGTAAAAGAATATATTTCAGATCACTCTCCTGTGTATTTCGAAATTGCATTAAATTAAAAATTTGTTTTATTACCTGTTTCTTCATTTTTAAAACTAAAATGCTTTAAAAATGAAGAAATTTTTATTTTAAGTAAATTATTTAATCAATAAAAATTTAATAAATTTTGTTATAATTTTTAATTATTTTTATAACTAAGAAGGAGATAAAAATGTCAAGTAAATTAGATAAAATTTATGATAAATTAAAAGTTTATACCGAAATTGAAGGTATGTCAAGATATGAAGACGATGTTGTTGAACAACTTAAAAACAACACAAAACATTTAAACGTTGAATACGAAAGAGATGGTTTAGGTTCTTTAATTATTAAGCAAAAAGGTGAAACTAAAGGTCCAAAAATCATTTTAGCTGCACATATGGACGAAGTTGGTTTTCAAGTACTAGATGTTCAAAAATCAGGACAAATAAAAATAAAACCAGTTGGTGGTGTTTGAGGAAATGCATTTATTGGAGCTAAAGTTAAATTAATTACTTCTACTGACAAAATTTTTTATGGAGTTGTTGGTCACACTTCAGTTCACATTATGGAAAGAGAAGCAATATCTAAAGCTATTTTAAACAAAGATTTATTTATGGACTTTGGTTTTGTTTCAGATGAAGATGCAAAAAATAATGGAGTAGAACCAGGAGATAGAATTTACTTAAGTAATGAAACTTTTAGATTTGCAAATCCTGAATTAGCTGCTGGAAAAGCAATCGACAACAGAGCTGGTGTAGTAATAATTGATGAATTAGTAAATCGTTTAGCAAATAAAAAATTACCAAATACTCCTTATTTTGTAGGTACTGTTCAAGAAGAAGTTGGATGCAGAGGAGCAAAGACAATTGCTTCAAAAATAAAGGCAGATATAGCTTTTGCAATAGATACAGGAGCTTCACATGATACTGAAGGTGCAATAGCAGGAATTCCTAAATTAGGAGCAGGTGTGGCTATTGATATTGCTGATGGAGGAACTATGATGGATCCGAAATTAGTAAATTATTTATTTAAATTAGCTAAAGAAAAAAACATTCCTATTTATAAATATCTTTCTCAAGGTGGAGGAACTGATGCAGAAGAATTACAATATTCAAATGCAGGAACTCCAACAATTAGTATATCAATTCCTCAACGTTATCTACATTCAACTTATGGAGTTATTAGCTTAAAAGATATTTCATCAATTATTGATTTAATGGAAGAATTTATCTTAGCCTTTACACAAGAAGATTTTGAAAAAATTAGCTACAAATAATATATAATTTGAATTGGAAAAACACTAAGAATACTTAGTGTTTTTTATTTACTTATTAAAAAGTTTTAAATTAAAATTATCATTGACAAAAAGGACATTAACAAAATTATGACTAAAAAAGATAAGAAGGAAATTAGAGTTGTTGAACTATTTGCAGGAGTTGGTGGTTTTAGATTAGGTTTTGAAAGAACTTCTAAATTATTTAAAACTGTTTGAGCAAATCAATGAGAACCTAACAAGACAAAACAATGAGCTTTTGACTGTTACACAAAACACTTTGGAAATAGCACTAATCACGTAAACGATGATATAGCAAATGTAATTGATCAAGTTCCAGAACATGATTTATTAGTTGGTGGTTTTCCTTGTCAAGATTATTCAGTGGCTAGAACAAAAGCTGAAGGAATTAAAGGGAAAAAAGGTGTTTTATGATGAAGCATTTTAAAAATTATTCAAAAAAGACATCCTAATTTTATTCTTTTAGAAAATGTTGACAGACTTATTAAATCACCTGCAAACCAAAGAGGTAGAGATTTTGGAATAATGCTAAAAAGCTTGGAAAATGAAGGATATAATGTTGAATGAAGAATTATCGACGCTTCAGATTATGGTTTTGTTCAAAGAAGAAAAAGAGTTTTCATATTTGCTTATAAAAAAGAATTAACTCAAATCATTAATAAACAACAAATTCAAGAAAATATCCTTATAAAAGATGGATTTTTTGCATCTGAATTTTTAGTGGAATCTCAATTTAAAAAATCTAATAAATCACGGATTCTTAAAAATTACTCTAATTTAGTTGATGTTTCTAATAATTTTTCTTTTAATTTTTTCAATTCTGGTTCAATGATTGATGGAAATATTTTGACTTTAGATTTAGTTGCTAAATCAACTCAAAAACCTTCATTTTTAAAGGATATTATCGAAAAAGAAGAAGTAGATTCAAAGTTTTTTATTTACGATAACTATCAAAAATTTTCCTATTTAAAAGGGGCTAAAAAAGTACAAAGAACAAAACCAAATGGAGAACAATATACTTACTCAGAAGGATCAATGATTTTTCCTGATGATTTAAACAAACCTGCTAGAACAATGTTAACTAGTGAAGGTTCTGTAAACAGAAGTACTCATATAATTGAAGTTTATATGACAAAAAAACTAAGAACACTAACACCGTTAGAAATTGAAAGAATAAATGGCTTTGATGATAATTGAACTAACACTGGAATGCCAGAAAGATTTAGATATTTTTGTATGGGTAATGCTTTAGTTGTTCCTGTTATTGAAAAAATTGCTAAACAAATTTTAAAAATATGAGACAAAGCAAAGTAATAGTTTTACTTCCTAAAACAATGGAATAATTAAAAATAAGAGCTGACAAAATTTTAAGAGTTTTATTTTAGAAATTGACTCAAACAAGCAGTTAAACAAAATAAAAGTAAGTATGTCTTTTCCCAAAATAGATTTTAAAAAATTAAAGTTTTAAATTAAAATAGTTAATAACATATTTGTATTTTATAATGCA
This Mycoplasma sp. 1654_15 DNA region includes the following protein-coding sequences:
- a CDS encoding M42 family metallopeptidase; the protein is MSSKLDKIYDKLKVYTEIEGMSRYEDDVVEQLKNNTKHLNVEYERDGLGSLIIKQKGETKGPKIILAAHMDEVGFQVLDVQKSGQIKIKPVGGVWGNAFIGAKVKLITSTDKIFYGVVGHTSVHIMEREAISKAILNKDLFMDFGFVSDEDAKNNGVEPGDRIYLSNETFRFANPELAAGKAIDNRAGVVIIDELVNRLANKKLPNTPYFVGTVQEEVGCRGAKTIASKIKADIAFAIDTGASHDTEGAIAGIPKLGAGVAIDIADGGTMMDPKLVNYLFKLAKEKNIPIYKYLSQGGGTDAEELQYSNAGTPTISISIPQRYLHSTYGVISLKDISSIIDLMEEFILAFTQEDFEKISYK
- the dcm gene encoding DNA (cytosine-5-)-methyltransferase, translating into MTKKDKKEIRVVELFAGVGGFRLGFERTSKLFKTVWANQWEPNKTKQWAFDCYTKHFGNSTNHVNDDIANVIDQVPEHDLLVGGFPCQDYSVARTKAEGIKGKKGVLWWSILKIIQKRHPNFILLENVDRLIKSPANQRGRDFGIMLKSLENEGYNVEWRIIDASDYGFVQRRKRVFIFAYKKELTQIINKQQIQENILIKDGFFASEFLVESQFKKSNKSRILKNYSNLVDVSNNFSFNFFNSGSMIDGNILTLDLVAKSTQKPSFLKDIIEKEEVDSKFFIYDNYQKFSYLKGAKKVQRTKPNGEQYTYSEGSMIFPDDLNKPARTMLTSEGSVNRSTHIIEVYMTKKLRTLTPLEIERINGFDDNWTNTGMPERFRYFCMGNALVVPVIEKIAKQILKIWDKAK
- a CDS encoding MnuA family membrane nuclease produces the protein MPAYFPDGKVNSEGKLTYPKTKTTKNVDFARPPVGGKFKIKKNNQEFVLVASHFDAPGINKGGYIKGKEEGKVDSKDGFDSTNGSQEISEANHLLDTMEFFKSKTNTDNLFFMGDTNIKAKSHDKAFERLLTSYKSLIDKSNNTALGKNYGIYSNSYDKIFQSKSSSLMTENANKYPLWDVIKDNITTKQSLEDTYKEKQKEDKKPIDKTDLQNIENKVKEYISDHSPVYFEIALN